CCACAACCTTTCAATTTAATTTATGTATGTACAGTATAGCATATATCTTTTAAAGTACGAAATTACAAAAGGAAAAATAAAAATTCCTGAACACAATAAAGAAGAAAAATTGTCACGGAAAATAATGTATGCAATAGTAGATACAAAGAATGCAGAGAGGGGAAGAATAGGTGCACAGAAAGAAGAACGCGGAAATCCGTGAAAAATTATTCCAGCTGCTGGAAGGATATTCGAACGATGAAGTCAATATCAAGCCATCAGCGGGAGAGTGGTCGCCGGTGCAAATCCTGGAACATCTCTACTTGATGGAACTTACAATCATCAAAGGAATTGAACAGGAACTGCAAAATCCGGAGAGCAGCACAGCAAAACCAAAACCGATCGCCCTTACTGTAAATCGGTTCATAAAAGTGGAAGCGCCGGGGCGGACCAAGCCTTCTGACATCTACCAGACCATTCCGCAAATCAAAGATAAACTGAATCAGTCACGCGCCAGTCTCGATGCTTTATACAATGCTGCCGATAAGGAAGAGCTTAAGCGGAAATCCAT
Above is a genomic segment from Planococcus lenghuensis containing:
- a CDS encoding DinB family protein — protein: MHRKKNAEIREKLFQLLEGYSNDEVNIKPSAGEWSPVQILEHLYLMELTIIKGIEQELQNPESSTAKPKPIALTVNRFIKVEAPGRTKPSDIYQTIPQIKDKLNQSRASLDALYNAADKEELKRKSMRHPVFGLVPLDQWFSFVGLHEKRHAKQLKQTLKKIK